A single Anatilimnocola floriformis DNA region contains:
- a CDS encoding SulP family inorganic anion transporter produces METPVQKSLGPASPVPFPACLRYDALSGFLVFLIALPLCLAIGRASGFPAIGGVITAIVGGIVASLISNSELTIKGPAAGLIAIIFGAVSAFGGSVGGSAPADFNAYRLALAVGVVAAVFQILFGIFKAGKLGDFFPTAAVHGLLASIGVIIMVKQFLTMLGVTAKLPPENIELLQKYPHFIMQLNPYVAAIGVISLMLMALYPLIKIRAFKAVPVQIIVLTIAVPLAMFFGITRDIPKPTEPAVAAAPAKPPAEATATTDAKPAEPKKDAAPAPAPLVNPYELSGKQYTRDPSKLLITVPLDFRKAFVLPAFFQTNDKATLAAYEYTGKTDFSFMFSKELGLTFWKWVMMFAIVASLESLLSAKAVDFIDPVKRSTDLNRDLLGCGVANLIASFIGGLPMISEIVRSRANVDAGAKSRFSNVFHGCFLLLFVSFLPFVVNYIPTSALAAMLVFTGFRLAHPREFGSMWVIGKEQFLVFVTTIVAIVLTDLLVGVLIGMALEFVINYVRGLPFSATFSPGFEEPRQEGNAWVITPQHAVTFSNWLPVRSRIDELGLKQSKNIVVDLSKTELVDHTVMEKLKDLSRTFRDKGLELKVIGLEQHRALSTHAEGARQRLVAV; encoded by the coding sequence ATGGAAACTCCCGTACAGAAGTCCTTGGGACCAGCGTCTCCGGTCCCCTTTCCGGCTTGTTTGCGTTACGACGCGCTGTCGGGCTTCTTGGTGTTTCTCATCGCGTTGCCGTTGTGTCTGGCGATTGGTCGGGCGAGCGGCTTTCCGGCCATTGGTGGTGTGATCACCGCGATCGTCGGCGGCATTGTGGCATCGCTCATCAGCAATTCGGAACTGACAATCAAAGGTCCCGCGGCGGGCCTCATCGCGATTATCTTCGGCGCGGTCTCGGCCTTCGGTGGTTCGGTTGGTGGCTCGGCGCCGGCGGATTTCAATGCTTATCGATTGGCGCTCGCGGTTGGCGTGGTTGCCGCGGTTTTTCAGATTTTGTTCGGCATCTTCAAGGCCGGCAAACTCGGCGACTTCTTTCCGACGGCGGCGGTGCATGGGCTGCTCGCTTCGATCGGTGTGATCATCATGGTGAAGCAGTTCTTGACGATGCTGGGCGTCACGGCCAAGCTGCCCCCGGAAAACATTGAATTGCTCCAGAAGTATCCGCACTTCATCATGCAGCTCAATCCCTATGTCGCCGCCATCGGCGTGATCAGTCTGATGCTGATGGCGCTCTATCCCTTGATCAAGATCAGGGCGTTCAAAGCGGTTCCAGTCCAGATCATCGTGCTCACCATCGCGGTGCCGCTGGCGATGTTCTTTGGCATTACTCGCGACATTCCCAAGCCCACTGAACCCGCCGTGGCGGCGGCTCCCGCGAAGCCGCCCGCAGAGGCGACGGCAACCACAGACGCGAAACCAGCCGAGCCGAAAAAAGATGCCGCGCCTGCTCCGGCGCCGCTGGTGAATCCCTACGAACTGAGCGGCAAGCAATACACGCGCGATCCAAGCAAACTGCTGATCACCGTGCCGCTCGATTTTCGCAAGGCCTTTGTCTTGCCCGCGTTTTTTCAAACGAATGACAAGGCAACGCTGGCCGCGTACGAATACACGGGCAAAACCGATTTCAGCTTTATGTTCAGCAAGGAATTGGGGCTGACCTTCTGGAAATGGGTGATGATGTTTGCCATCGTCGCCAGCTTGGAATCGCTCCTCAGTGCCAAAGCCGTCGACTTCATCGATCCTGTCAAACGCAGCACCGACTTGAACCGCGATTTGCTCGGTTGCGGCGTGGCAAACCTGATCGCCTCGTTCATCGGTGGTCTGCCGATGATTTCTGAAATTGTTCGGAGCCGGGCTAACGTCGATGCCGGCGCGAAGTCGCGCTTCAGCAACGTGTTTCACGGCTGCTTCCTGCTGCTGTTCGTGTCGTTCCTCCCCTTCGTCGTCAATTACATTCCCACGTCGGCCCTGGCTGCGATGCTGGTCTTCACCGGCTTCCGGCTGGCTCATCCGCGCGAATTCGGCTCGATGTGGGTGATCGGCAAGGAGCAGTTTCTGGTCTTTGTCACCACGATTGTCGCGATTGTTCTCACCGACTTGCTCGTCGGCGTGCTCATCGGCATGGCGCTCGAGTTCGTGATCAACTACGTCCGCGGCTTGCCGTTCTCGGCCACTTTCTCGCCTGGTTTTGAAGAACCGCGGCAGGAAGGGAACGCCTGGGTGATCACGCCGCAACATGCCGTCACGTTCAGCAACTGGCTGCCAGTTCGCAGCCGGATCGACGAACTCGGCTTGAAGCAGAGCAAGAACATCGTGGTCGATCTGAGCAAGACAGAACTCGTCGATCACACCGTGATGGAAAAGCTCAAAGATCTAAGCCGCACGTTCCGAGACAAGGGCCTTGAGCTGAAGGTCATTGGTCTGGAACAACACCGCGCACTCTCGACTCACGCCGAAGGCGCTCGTCAGCGCTTGGTTGCGGTCTAA